A genomic segment from Peribacillus sp. ACCC06369 encodes:
- the comGF gene encoding competence type IV pilus minor pilin ComGF, producing MKMNRVNLKPFVMLRKDDGFTMIELLFSLMILMTTSLFVLQLFSIIHTQMRSIDKLHPKEWEVFTMQMKQEVRSSKVQDVMGNKLYLLSGEQLSSIEQYEDKVRRRVNGKGHEVILQNISEFQVEKDGSVIVLNITDKAGTTFSRRFHPFFRHVTKVDE from the coding sequence ATGAAAATGAATCGGGTAAATTTGAAACCATTTGTGATGCTGCGAAAAGATGATGGTTTTACGATGATAGAATTGCTTTTTTCTTTAATGATCTTAATGACGACGTCCCTTTTTGTCCTACAGCTTTTTTCAATCATTCACACCCAGATGAGATCCATTGATAAATTGCATCCTAAAGAGTGGGAGGTCTTTACCATGCAAATGAAGCAGGAGGTCCGGAGTTCCAAAGTTCAGGATGTAATGGGAAATAAATTATATTTGCTTTCAGGTGAACAATTATCATCCATTGAACAATATGAAGATAAGGTTCGAAGGAGAGTGAATGGTAAGGGGCATGAGGTCATCTTGCAGAACATTTCGGAATTCCAGGTTGAGAAGGATGGAAGTGTCATTGTTCTAAATATAACGGATAAAGCAGGGACCACTTTCAGTCGTAGATTTCATCCTTTCTTTAGACATGTGACGAAAGTCGATGAATAA
- the comGD gene encoding competence type IV pilus minor pilin ComGD, which yields MNARRSNGGYTLSETLIVLVIFVLLISISPNLYPSFTKGMENRLFISRFHEDLFHAQQYAISHESLIYLQIDNNKKVYTILSYKEGIVLERSIPKDIQFLNGTLGFSFHFNQFGNASKAGTMIIDTSKGQYKLVLNIGKGRFRIEKL from the coding sequence GTGAATGCACGGCGCTCCAATGGCGGGTATACCCTGTCTGAAACCCTTATAGTCCTCGTTATTTTTGTACTCCTGATTTCCATCAGTCCAAATTTATATCCAAGCTTCACTAAAGGAATGGAAAATAGGCTATTCATTTCCCGGTTCCATGAAGATCTTTTCCATGCACAGCAGTATGCCATCAGTCATGAGAGCCTGATTTACCTCCAGATTGATAATAACAAAAAGGTTTATACCATTTTGTCTTATAAGGAGGGAATCGTTCTAGAGAGAAGCATACCAAAGGATATACAGTTTTTAAATGGCACATTAGGGTTCAGCTTTCATTTTAATCAGTTTGGAAATGCTTCAAAAGCAGGAACGATGATCATTGACACTTCAAAAGGACAGTATAAATTGGTCCTCAATATAGGTAAAGGGAGGTTCAGGATTGAGAAATTGTAA
- the comGG gene encoding competence type IV pilus minor pilin ComGG — MNNQKGVVFPMIMIVASVFIMFTILMIDQFIIDKMFYKEVEESLVADHLVHLAVKDVTSEWGEEVPEIIQGEIFYPNGTVRYSLTEEDGPYVYIEFSSTTKNDRRGRVIIQYDTEAGRVIQWIEKQAV; from the coding sequence ATGAATAATCAAAAAGGAGTCGTTTTCCCGATGATCATGATTGTAGCGAGTGTTTTCATCATGTTCACGATATTAATGATCGATCAATTTATCATCGATAAAATGTTTTATAAAGAAGTGGAAGAATCGCTTGTGGCCGATCATCTTGTCCACCTTGCCGTTAAGGATGTGACGTCAGAGTGGGGGGAAGAGGTCCCGGAAATCATCCAGGGGGAAATTTTCTACCCCAATGGTACGGTGCGATATTCCTTAACGGAGGAAGACGGTCCTTACGTCTATATCGAATTTTCATCGACGACTAAAAATGACCGAAGGGGTAGGGTCATCATTCAATACGATACAGAAGCGGGGCGAGTGATACAATGGATAGAAAAGCAGGCTGTGTAA
- a CDS encoding SNF2-related protein, with the protein MKINISFNSEWNDEFLQKMENDGPWGNWELYKLAVQMEENLIIPDFEGLQAPKHLPQLTPLPHQLEAAKQVVEKMNGKAILADEVGLGKTIEAGLILKEYMIRGLVKKVLILVPASLVTQWAFELNTKFHIPAVVQRKSYVWDSCDVVISSIDTAKRAPHRDIIFNQEYDFIIIDEAHKLKNNKTKNYEFVQNLKKKFCLLLTATPIQNKVEEIFHLVSLLKPGHLGNATLFSEKYKGKGRNIIEDEHLKELVNTVMIRNRRADTGIEWTKRHVETITIEFSPTEQALYDAVSKFKPISDGTKGSAFSALTLQREACSSREAVFYTLKNMKAKYDQPSPDFLAKLDDLFSKVNETVQNSKAEKALELIKKIDDKVIIFTEYRATQLYLQWYLQQNGISSVPFRGGFKRGKKDWMRELFQKKIQVLIATEAGGEGINLQFCHHLINFDLPWNPMRLEQRIGRIHRLGQEEDVMIYNFSTKNTVEEHILKLLYEKINLFEKVIGELDDILTKLDINNIEEYLIDVVGESKTEGEMKIKMDNFSSLIQFAQSMKEGEVHAATGNS; encoded by the coding sequence ATGAAAATCAATATATCCTTCAATTCTGAATGGAATGACGAGTTTCTGCAAAAGATGGAAAATGACGGTCCATGGGGAAATTGGGAGCTTTATAAGTTGGCGGTTCAAATGGAGGAAAATCTCATCATCCCTGATTTTGAGGGTTTACAGGCGCCCAAGCACCTTCCGCAGTTAACCCCGCTTCCCCACCAATTGGAAGCAGCAAAGCAAGTGGTGGAAAAGATGAATGGAAAGGCCATTTTAGCTGATGAGGTAGGGCTCGGAAAAACAATTGAAGCCGGCTTGATCCTAAAAGAATATATGATTAGAGGCCTTGTAAAAAAAGTATTGATCCTTGTACCGGCTTCACTTGTAACACAATGGGCTTTTGAATTGAATACCAAGTTTCATATTCCGGCAGTCGTTCAGAGAAAAAGTTATGTTTGGGACTCCTGTGATGTGGTCATTTCATCCATTGATACAGCGAAACGCGCTCCACATCGTGATATCATTTTCAATCAGGAATATGACTTCATCATTATTGACGAAGCTCATAAACTTAAAAATAATAAGACGAAGAACTATGAATTCGTCCAAAATCTGAAAAAGAAATTTTGTTTACTCCTGACAGCTACTCCCATTCAAAATAAAGTCGAGGAAATTTTCCACCTCGTTTCGTTATTGAAACCAGGCCACTTGGGAAATGCCACACTCTTTTCGGAAAAATATAAAGGGAAAGGCCGGAACATAATTGAAGATGAACACCTTAAGGAACTGGTCAACACTGTTATGATACGAAACCGGCGGGCCGATACTGGTATTGAATGGACAAAAAGGCATGTGGAAACAATCACCATTGAATTTTCTCCAACCGAGCAGGCATTGTACGATGCCGTTTCCAAATTCAAGCCTATTTCGGATGGAACAAAAGGAAGCGCCTTTTCAGCTCTCACTCTCCAAAGGGAAGCCTGCAGCAGCAGGGAGGCAGTCTTTTATACTTTAAAAAATATGAAAGCAAAATACGACCAGCCTTCCCCTGACTTTTTGGCAAAGCTTGATGATTTATTTTCTAAAGTAAACGAAACGGTTCAGAACTCCAAAGCTGAAAAAGCTTTGGAACTGATCAAGAAAATTGATGACAAAGTGATTATCTTTACCGAATACCGAGCGACCCAGCTTTATCTGCAATGGTACCTGCAACAGAATGGGATTTCTTCAGTCCCTTTCCGAGGCGGATTTAAGCGTGGAAAGAAAGACTGGATGCGCGAATTATTCCAAAAGAAAATACAGGTATTAATCGCAACCGAAGCGGGCGGGGAAGGGATAAACCTTCAGTTTTGCCATCACTTGATTAATTTTGACCTGCCATGGAACCCCATGAGACTCGAGCAAAGAATTGGGCGGATTCACCGGCTTGGTCAGGAAGAAGATGTCATGATTTATAACTTTTCCACGAAAAATACAGTTGAAGAACATATTCTGAAGTTACTATACGAAAAAATCAATTTATTTGAAAAAGTAATTGGTGAACTGGATGATATTCTAACCAAACTGGATATTAACAACATTGAAGAATACTTAATCGATGTAGTCGGCGAGTCCAAAACAGAGGGCGAAATGAAAATCAAGATGGATAATTTTTCATCGTTAATTCAATTCGCTCAATCCATGAAGGAAGGTGAGGTTCATGCAGCAACGGGAAATTCATGA
- the gcvPA gene encoding aminomethyl-transferring glycine dehydrogenase subunit GcvPA: MKHRYLPMTEQDKQEMLEVIGVPTVEELFNDIPESVRFQGEYDIKPAKSEPALMKELSRLASKNADLKNYASFLGAGVYDHYAPVIVDHVLSRSEFYTAYTPYQPEISQGELQAIFEYQTMICELTGMDVANSSMYDGGTALAEAAMLASGHTRRKKILISGTVHPESREVVKTYAKGQRVEVIEIPYKDGVTDMAALRELVNDDIAGVIVQYPNFFGRIEPLKEMEEIIHGVKSMFIVSSNPLALGALTSPGALGADIVTGDAQPFGIPAAFGGPHCGYFAVTNKLVRKVPGRLVGQTVDENGKRGFVLTLQAREQHIRRDKATSNICSNQALNALAASVAMTALGKKGVKEMAVQNIQKAHYAKKAIEAKGIKVMFDGPSFNEFVIKLPASFSEINKNLFEKGMIGGFDLGKVYPELEDHMLVAVTELRTKEEIDALAQELGDQHE, encoded by the coding sequence ATGAAACATCGTTATTTACCCATGACAGAGCAAGATAAACAAGAAATGCTTGAAGTGATAGGTGTACCTACTGTTGAAGAACTTTTCAATGATATCCCTGAAAGTGTTCGTTTTCAAGGCGAATACGATATCAAGCCCGCTAAATCGGAACCTGCCTTAATGAAAGAATTATCAAGGCTTGCTTCCAAGAATGCGGATCTTAAAAACTATGCTTCCTTCCTTGGTGCGGGTGTCTATGACCATTATGCACCGGTCATCGTCGATCATGTTCTTTCCCGTTCTGAGTTTTATACGGCTTATACACCCTATCAGCCTGAAATTTCACAGGGCGAGCTTCAGGCCATCTTTGAATATCAAACGATGATTTGTGAATTGACGGGTATGGATGTGGCTAACTCCTCCATGTATGACGGCGGGACAGCGCTAGCTGAAGCAGCCATGCTTGCTTCAGGTCACACACGACGCAAGAAGATTCTCATTTCAGGGACGGTCCATCCTGAATCAAGAGAAGTCGTAAAGACCTATGCGAAAGGACAACGCGTGGAAGTGATCGAAATTCCTTATAAAGACGGTGTGACGGATATGGCGGCCTTAAGGGAGTTGGTGAATGATGATATTGCAGGAGTGATTGTGCAATATCCGAACTTTTTTGGCCGCATCGAGCCATTGAAAGAAATGGAAGAAATCATTCATGGCGTCAAGTCCATGTTTATCGTTTCCAGTAATCCGCTTGCACTGGGAGCCTTGACATCCCCTGGTGCCCTCGGTGCAGATATCGTAACGGGGGATGCTCAGCCATTCGGCATTCCAGCAGCATTCGGTGGACCTCATTGTGGATATTTTGCCGTTACGAATAAACTTGTACGGAAAGTTCCGGGCAGACTCGTCGGTCAAACAGTGGATGAAAATGGAAAAAGGGGTTTTGTGCTGACGCTTCAAGCTCGTGAGCAGCACATTCGCCGTGATAAGGCCACATCCAACATTTGTTCCAATCAAGCGTTGAACGCCTTGGCAGCTTCTGTTGCAATGACCGCTCTTGGGAAAAAGGGGGTCAAAGAAATGGCCGTGCAAAATATTCAAAAAGCGCATTATGCGAAAAAAGCTATTGAGGCAAAAGGGATAAAAGTAATGTTCGACGGTCCTTCGTTTAATGAATTTGTCATTAAACTGCCTGCTTCGTTTTCAGAAATCAATAAAAACCTATTTGAAAAAGGGATGATCGGCGGCTTTGATTTAGGAAAGGTATATCCTGAGCTGGAAGACCATATGCTGGTCGCGGTAACGGAACTTAGAACAAAAGAAGAAATTGATGCACTTGCGCAGGAATTGGGGGATCAACATGAATAA
- a CDS encoding tail fiber domain-containing protein, translated as MYVNKNCKNKGGLQIREKVEGITDQPRTPGVLGQNTNQTDAAGVGVHGKSRGTGVWGESETWHGVVGASKSPTGGFGVYGEAIGSGVVGVSKTWNGVYGETPSTNGGAGVWGEHKGQGTGVVGISRAGVGVLGQQITNDGIGYGVLGKSRQGIGVSGDSQVNSGVEGKSDRGTGVYAESNWNGALGARSHHGESPALFVNHRGTGDLISGIDNRNVEVFRVLNNGEVKVRGVTLTSDKNSKENFSSVNPLQVLDKLATISIQSWKFKEDPSSMRHIGPTAQDFHAAFGLNGDDNKHISSVDIQGVALAAIQGLNEKLMAENAQLHANLANLEARLSALESKG; from the coding sequence TTGTATGTTAATAAAAACTGTAAAAATAAAGGAGGGCTTCAAATTAGAGAAAAAGTGGAAGGTATTACAGACCAACCGAGGACCCCAGGTGTTCTTGGACAAAACACAAATCAAACAGACGCCGCAGGGGTTGGTGTTCACGGCAAAAGCAGAGGCACTGGTGTCTGGGGTGAGAGCGAAACTTGGCATGGTGTCGTAGGTGCCAGCAAAAGTCCAACTGGCGGATTTGGTGTTTATGGAGAGGCTATTGGCTCAGGTGTGGTAGGTGTCAGCAAGACCTGGAATGGTGTCTACGGAGAGACTCCAAGCACAAATGGAGGAGCTGGCGTTTGGGGTGAACATAAAGGTCAGGGTACAGGTGTAGTAGGGATTAGCCGAGCAGGAGTTGGTGTTTTGGGCCAACAAATAACTAATGATGGAATTGGTTATGGAGTATTAGGTAAGAGCCGACAAGGCATTGGGGTCTCTGGTGATAGCCAAGTTAACAGTGGAGTAGAAGGAAAGAGCGATAGAGGGACTGGTGTCTATGCCGAGAGCAATTGGAACGGCGCGCTTGGCGCTAGAAGTCATCATGGGGAGTCACCAGCTTTGTTCGTCAATCACCGGGGTACAGGAGACCTCATCAGCGGCATTGATAACAGAAATGTCGAGGTCTTCCGGGTCCTTAATAATGGTGAAGTCAAGGTACGCGGGGTTACGCTCACTAGTGATAAGAACTCTAAGGAAAATTTCTCGAGCGTCAACCCACTCCAGGTCCTTGACAAATTAGCAACCATTTCAATCCAGTCTTGGAAGTTTAAAGAGGACCCGTCCAGTATGCGGCACATTGGTCCGACTGCTCAGGATTTCCATGCCGCTTTCGGTTTAAATGGAGATGATAATAAACATATTTCAAGCGTAGATATACAGGGGGTAGCATTGGCTGCTATACAAGGTTTAAACGAGAAACTCATGGCTGAAAATGCTCAGTTACATGCGAATTTAGCTAACCTCGAGGCACGTCTTTCCGCGCTTGAGTCTAAGGGCTAA
- the comGC gene encoding competence type IV pilus major pilin ComGC, with amino-acid sequence MKKVMNERGFTLIEMLIVLLVISILLIITIPNITKNQSTIQSKGCEAFVKMAQAQVQAYEIDNAKLPVSINELESQGYLKQTSCPNGDDISLDSKGKITVVE; translated from the coding sequence ATGAAGAAAGTGATGAATGAACGAGGTTTTACACTAATTGAGATGCTCATTGTTTTACTTGTAATATCCATTCTTTTGATTATTACAATACCCAATATCACGAAGAACCAATCGACAATCCAGTCTAAAGGGTGTGAAGCATTCGTGAAGATGGCTCAAGCACAGGTTCAGGCATATGAGATCGACAATGCTAAACTGCCCGTAAGTATCAATGAATTGGAAAGCCAAGGCTATCTCAAACAGACATCCTGTCCTAATGGGGATGATATTAGTTTGGATAGCAAAGGAAAGATAACGGTCGTTGAGTAG
- the gcvT gene encoding glycine cleavage system aminomethyltransferase GcvT — MTNLKRTPLFEVYRECGGKTIDFGGWELPVQFSGIKDEHEAVRTKAGLFDVSHMGEVDVKGPASLSFLQKMLTNDISKLQQGGAQYTAMCYENGGTVDDLIVYKRAEDDYLLVVNAANTEKDFDWLQANLPEDVQITNVSSHYTQLALQGPSAEKILQKLSENTALSEIGFFKFKENVMINGISTMVSRTGYTGEDGFEIYSDSENGPALWKAILDAGKEEGIQPIGLGARDTLRFEAKLPLYGQELSADITPIEAGIGFAVKVDKEADFFGKAVLAEQKEKGAPRKLMGIEMIDRGIPRHGYKVYSGDKVIGEVTTGTQSPTLKKNVGLALIDKEFSVLDAEVEVEIRSKRLKAVIIQTPFYKKPRK; from the coding sequence TTGACCAATTTAAAAAGAACACCACTATTTGAAGTTTATCGTGAATGCGGCGGTAAAACGATCGATTTTGGCGGCTGGGAACTTCCTGTCCAATTTTCGGGTATAAAGGACGAACATGAAGCCGTACGTACAAAAGCGGGGTTATTCGATGTTTCCCATATGGGGGAAGTTGATGTTAAGGGTCCTGCGAGCCTTTCCTTTTTACAGAAGATGCTGACTAATGATATATCAAAGCTGCAACAGGGCGGTGCCCAATATACGGCTATGTGCTATGAAAACGGCGGGACGGTTGATGATCTCATCGTTTATAAGAGGGCTGAAGACGACTATCTGCTCGTGGTCAATGCAGCGAATACAGAAAAAGATTTCGATTGGCTGCAAGCTAATCTACCGGAAGATGTCCAAATCACGAATGTATCGAGTCACTATACACAGCTAGCACTTCAAGGGCCATCTGCAGAGAAGATATTACAAAAACTATCAGAAAATACTGCCTTAAGTGAAATTGGATTTTTCAAGTTCAAGGAAAATGTCATGATAAATGGTATCTCCACGATGGTATCCCGTACCGGATATACTGGTGAAGATGGTTTTGAGATATATAGCGACAGTGAAAACGGTCCTGCCCTTTGGAAGGCGATTCTGGATGCCGGCAAGGAAGAAGGGATTCAGCCGATTGGTTTAGGAGCTCGTGATACCCTGCGTTTTGAAGCGAAACTGCCGCTGTATGGGCAGGAACTTTCAGCGGACATCACCCCAATAGAAGCCGGGATCGGTTTTGCGGTAAAAGTGGATAAGGAAGCAGATTTTTTCGGGAAAGCCGTTCTTGCTGAACAAAAGGAGAAAGGGGCTCCCCGCAAGCTTATGGGAATTGAAATGATTGACCGTGGTATTCCACGTCATGGGTATAAGGTCTACAGCGGGGACAAAGTCATTGGCGAGGTCACGACTGGTACCCAATCACCAACATTGAAGAAAAACGTAGGATTGGCACTTATCGATAAGGAATTTTCGGTGCTGGATGCGGAAGTCGAAGTGGAAATCCGATCCAAACGTTTGAAAGCCGTTATCATACAAACACCTTTTTATAAAAAACCACGTAAATAG
- a CDS encoding YqzE family protein: MSTNAYIKYLTQQLVEYFNLTKKERKEKRRHRKEDKNHGMSHWFGIVPFALSMFLRKNIKK, encoded by the coding sequence ATGTCTACAAACGCTTATATTAAATATCTGACGCAACAGCTTGTCGAATATTTTAATCTGACCAAAAAAGAACGAAAAGAAAAGCGACGTCATAGAAAAGAGGATAAAAACCATGGTATGTCCCATTGGTTTGGCATTGTCCCTTTTGCTTTGTCGATGTTCTTAAGGAAAAATATCAAGAAATAG
- the gcvPB gene encoding aminomethyl-transferring glycine dehydrogenase subunit GcvPB translates to MNNQDQSLIFEISTSGRIGYSLPEMDVATTPLEEILPADYIREEEAKLPEVSELDIMRHYTALSKRNHGVDSGFYPLGSCTMKYNPKINENVARFNGFAHIHPYQDPSTVQGALGLLFDLQEHLTEITGMDQVTLQPAAGAHGEWTGLMMIRAFHEANGDTERTKVIVPDSAHGTNPASATVAGLETITVKSDENGLVDLEDLKRVVGPDTAALMLTNPNTLGLFEENILEMAQLVHDAGGKLYYDGANLNAVLSKARPGDMGFDVVHLNLHKTFTGPHGGGGPGSGPVGVKSDLIPYLPKPLVVKQDEQFVLDYDRPQSIGRVKPYYGNFGINVRAYTYIRSMGPDGLKAVTENAVLNANYMMRRLEPYFDLPYNRHCKHEFVLSGRRQKKLGVRTLDIAKRLLDFGYHPPTIYFPLNVEEGMMIEPTETESKETLDAFIDAMIQIAKEAEETPEIVQEAPHTTVIKRLDETLAARKPVLRFQA, encoded by the coding sequence ATGAATAATCAAGATCAATCACTCATTTTTGAAATCAGTACATCCGGTCGAATCGGGTATAGTCTGCCAGAAATGGATGTTGCAACTACTCCGCTCGAAGAAATTCTTCCTGCCGACTACATCCGTGAAGAAGAGGCTAAGCTTCCTGAGGTGTCCGAATTGGATATCATGCGTCACTATACAGCACTTTCCAAACGGAATCATGGAGTGGATTCGGGTTTTTATCCGCTGGGTTCATGCACGATGAAATATAATCCGAAAATAAATGAAAATGTGGCACGCTTTAACGGTTTCGCCCATATCCATCCATATCAAGATCCGAGTACTGTTCAGGGAGCCTTGGGACTATTATTTGATTTGCAGGAACATCTAACGGAAATCACTGGGATGGATCAAGTGACATTACAGCCTGCAGCAGGTGCACACGGTGAATGGACAGGGTTGATGATGATTCGCGCTTTTCACGAAGCTAATGGCGATACAGAACGGACGAAAGTGATCGTACCCGATTCTGCACACGGTACGAATCCAGCTTCTGCCACTGTGGCCGGACTTGAAACGATAACAGTGAAATCCGATGAAAACGGGTTAGTCGACCTTGAGGATTTAAAGCGTGTTGTGGGACCGGATACGGCGGCTTTGATGCTGACGAACCCCAATACGTTGGGATTGTTTGAAGAGAACATTTTGGAAATGGCACAACTTGTCCATGATGCCGGTGGGAAGCTTTATTATGATGGTGCCAATCTGAATGCAGTACTTTCAAAAGCACGCCCGGGTGACATGGGCTTTGATGTGGTTCACTTAAATCTCCATAAAACATTCACTGGCCCGCATGGCGGCGGCGGTCCGGGTTCTGGCCCTGTAGGGGTAAAGTCGGATTTGATTCCTTACTTGCCTAAACCGCTTGTGGTCAAACAAGATGAGCAATTCGTTCTTGATTATGATCGCCCGCAATCCATTGGCAGGGTAAAACCCTACTATGGGAATTTCGGGATAAACGTGAGGGCTTATACGTACATTCGTTCAATGGGTCCTGATGGCCTTAAAGCCGTCACCGAGAATGCGGTCCTCAATGCAAATTATATGATGCGTAGGTTGGAACCTTATTTTGACCTACCATATAATCGTCATTGTAAGCACGAATTCGTATTAAGCGGACGTCGGCAAAAGAAATTGGGAGTCAGGACTCTCGACATAGCCAAAAGATTGCTGGATTTCGGGTATCATCCTCCAACCATTTACTTCCCGTTGAACGTGGAAGAAGGAATGATGATAGAACCGACCGAAACGGAGTCCAAGGAAACTCTGGATGCATTCATCGATGCAATGATCCAGATTGCCAAGGAAGCGGAGGAAACTCCGGAAATCGTTCAGGAAGCTCCGCATACGACCGTTATAAAGCGGCTTGATGAAACTCTTGCTGCAAGAAAACCGGTTCTGCGTTTTCAAGCCTAG
- a CDS encoding YqhG family protein: MQQREIHDFLLTYFKANDCEILDNTPTHLTVQLTIEMDKELMNRPFYWHYLEKTGGIPNPAQMTFITDPEHAPPDLKGEMIHFGSPRLHQIIQSTKNLAGYTRLFEDTPPSKGGNNPLFPWLTLNVKISYQCDRKKDTFMSIGLNLISGEIMESFHHRVLPVKVTPKIPDYSFTLSPLIMPKSGLARLDTYIRTSFEDDDHSWAEEAMLRWQNDLNLLEHFYKDMDEKSESYFTEKEALKAQYEPNIRISIINGGLFYLSDRALG, from the coding sequence ATGCAGCAACGGGAAATTCATGATTTTTTATTAACTTACTTTAAAGCCAATGATTGTGAAATACTGGATAATACACCAACCCACCTTACGGTTCAACTGACGATTGAAATGGATAAAGAATTAATGAACAGACCCTTTTATTGGCACTATCTAGAAAAAACGGGTGGCATTCCGAACCCAGCCCAGATGACTTTCATTACCGACCCAGAACACGCTCCACCCGATTTAAAGGGAGAAATGATTCATTTTGGCTCCCCTCGCCTTCATCAAATTATTCAATCAACAAAAAATCTGGCAGGGTATACTAGACTTTTTGAGGATACTCCTCCATCAAAAGGCGGGAATAATCCATTGTTTCCTTGGCTAACCCTTAATGTGAAAATATCCTATCAATGCGATCGTAAAAAAGATACCTTTATGTCCATCGGATTGAATTTAATCTCAGGCGAGATCATGGAAAGCTTTCACCATCGGGTTTTACCGGTTAAGGTCACCCCAAAAATACCGGATTATTCCTTTACGCTTTCACCGCTCATCATGCCCAAGAGTGGATTGGCCAGACTGGATACATACATCAGAACCAGTTTCGAGGATGATGACCATTCTTGGGCGGAAGAAGCAATGCTTCGCTGGCAGAATGACTTGAATTTATTGGAGCATTTTTACAAGGATATGGACGAAAAAAGTGAGAGCTATTTTACCGAAAAAGAAGCCTTAAAAGCACAATATGAACCGAACATCCGAATATCCATCATCAATGGAGGTTTATTTTACCTTTCAGATAGGGCGTTGGGATAG
- the comGB gene encoding competence type IV pilus assembly protein ComGB has product MKLKTKWKLKEQAVFISKLGELLHHGYPLAEALHFLEFQESKNKAEDFTLAIKELRNGYPLHQVLTHLNFHPQLVSYIFYGEQYGDLDRALKEGGRYWKKRTEDMDKVKKLMVYPVFLIFFVSIVFYILQSVLLPKFQTIYFTMDVEQNTILKLLSASTFILPALPLIFLVSLLFLFVLKRFWFNGLCPLRQRRILMGIPILGTFIKLYETYFFASQFSGLLSGGLSINDSIKLFSINQQQPFYQKLCSIIKDDLIEGRSLEMIFRELPYFDGNLPVVVANGQRYGRLDAELLHYSRFLLEKIEERMNAVLKIIQPLMFLLIGIVIVSIYLAVLLPMFSLLEGI; this is encoded by the coding sequence ATGAAGCTAAAAACTAAATGGAAGTTAAAAGAACAGGCGGTCTTTATTTCGAAGCTAGGTGAATTATTACATCATGGTTATCCCTTGGCGGAAGCTTTACATTTTCTCGAATTTCAGGAATCAAAGAATAAAGCGGAAGACTTCACTCTGGCCATAAAGGAATTAAGGAACGGTTACCCGTTGCATCAAGTGCTAACCCATCTTAATTTTCATCCGCAGCTTGTAAGTTATATATTTTATGGCGAGCAATACGGCGACCTGGATCGGGCATTGAAAGAGGGAGGGCGATATTGGAAGAAAAGAACGGAGGATATGGATAAAGTAAAAAAGTTAATGGTGTATCCCGTATTCTTAATCTTTTTTGTAAGCATCGTTTTTTACATTCTTCAGAGTGTTCTCCTTCCTAAATTCCAGACCATCTATTTCACGATGGATGTTGAACAGAATACAATCTTGAAATTACTGTCAGCTTCCACATTCATTCTTCCGGCTCTCCCCTTGATTTTTCTCGTATCGCTCCTATTCTTGTTTGTACTCAAACGATTTTGGTTTAACGGATTATGCCCATTACGGCAGCGGAGGATTTTGATGGGAATTCCGATATTAGGAACCTTCATCAAGTTATACGAAACTTATTTTTTTGCAAGCCAATTCAGTGGCTTACTTTCCGGAGGGTTATCGATTAACGACAGCATCAAATTATTCTCTATAAATCAGCAGCAGCCTTTTTACCAAAAACTATGCTCGATCATTAAGGATGACCTTATCGAGGGCAGATCGCTTGAAATGATCTTTCGTGAACTCCCCTATTTTGATGGGAATTTACCGGTGGTCGTTGCAAATGGTCAAAGATATGGCAGACTTGATGCGGAGCTACTTCATTACAGTCGTTTTTTACTGGAGAAAATTGAAGAGAGAATGAATGCAGTCTTGAAAATCATTCAGCCCCTTATGTTTTTACTGATAGGTATTGTGATCGTGTCCATTTATTTAGCGGTTTTGCTGCCGATGTTCTCTCTGCTCGAAGGTATATAG